One region of Pseudomonas glycinae genomic DNA includes:
- a CDS encoding glycosyltransferase, whose protein sequence is MLIIIHSETNQHTIAQNLGRSEYSYYFVLKEYRPVLERLGRVVEVVDPAREVDALYLECLSRGEPCVFLSFSPPHRTPIHLACPTLPVFAWEFSTIPNEPFDNEPRNDWRTVLRACGAAITHSSYTVNAVREAMGADYPIVAVPAPVWDRFAARGAQLQGQSSTGPVRLTIKGLIADSRQLDLDAFGPKHLRRGQGIDFQAPVREQELLLDGVVYTSVFNPGDGRKNWEDMLSAFCVTFRDVEDATLVLKLTHHDAEEALSDILHHLYKNQTYRCRIVLIYGYLADADYERLVQATRYVVNTSYGEGQCLPLMEFMSCGKPAVAPRTTAMIDYLSTDNAFLVESTDELTAWPHDPRRAFRTLRYMTNWASVCVAYRDSYEVAKNDPGRYAQMSAQAVASLQAFCSQAVAEQRLRDFLAQVHELRAIAATEATGA, encoded by the coding sequence ATGCTGATCATCATTCATTCGGAAACCAACCAGCACACCATTGCGCAGAACCTCGGTCGTTCGGAGTACAGCTATTACTTCGTGCTCAAGGAGTACCGCCCGGTGCTCGAACGCCTTGGGCGTGTGGTGGAAGTCGTCGATCCGGCGCGCGAAGTCGATGCGCTGTACCTGGAGTGCCTGTCCCGTGGCGAGCCGTGCGTGTTCCTCTCGTTCTCGCCGCCACACCGCACGCCGATCCACCTGGCGTGCCCGACGTTGCCGGTGTTCGCCTGGGAATTCAGCACCATCCCCAACGAACCCTTCGACAACGAGCCGCGCAATGACTGGCGCACGGTGCTCCGGGCCTGCGGCGCGGCGATCACCCATTCCAGCTACACGGTCAACGCCGTGCGCGAGGCCATGGGCGCCGATTACCCGATTGTCGCGGTGCCGGCGCCGGTGTGGGATCGCTTTGCAGCCCGGGGCGCGCAGCTTCAGGGCCAGTCCTCGACTGGGCCTGTGCGCCTTACGATCAAGGGGCTGATCGCTGACAGTCGTCAGCTCGATCTCGACGCGTTTGGCCCGAAACATTTGCGCCGTGGCCAGGGCATCGATTTCCAGGCACCGGTGCGTGAGCAGGAGTTGTTGCTGGACGGTGTCGTCTACACGTCGGTGTTCAATCCCGGTGACGGACGCAAGAACTGGGAAGACATGCTCAGCGCCTTCTGCGTGACGTTCCGCGACGTCGAAGACGCGACGCTGGTGCTCAAGCTCACGCATCACGATGCCGAAGAAGCGCTCAGCGACATTCTTCATCACCTGTATAAAAACCAGACCTACCGCTGCCGCATCGTGCTGATTTACGGCTACCTCGCGGACGCCGACTACGAGCGTCTGGTGCAGGCCACCCGTTACGTGGTCAACACTTCCTACGGCGAGGGCCAGTGCCTGCCGCTGATGGAATTCATGTCCTGCGGCAAACCGGCCGTGGCGCCGCGTACCACGGCGATGATCGATTACCTGAGCACCGACAACGCCTTTTTGGTCGAGTCCACCGATGAACTCACGGCCTGGCCTCACGACCCGCGCAGGGCATTCCGCACGTTGCGTTACATGACCAACTGGGCATCGGTCTGCGTGGCTTATCGCGACAGCTATGAGGTGGCGAAGAACGATCCCGGGCGTTATGCGCAAATGTCGGCGCAAGCCGTTGCCAGTCTCCAGGCGTTCTGCAGTCAGGCGGTGGCCGAGCAGCGTTTGCGCGATTTTCTCGCTCAAGTGCACGAGCTCCGCGCTATCGCTGCAACGGAAGCCACGGGCGCATGA
- a CDS encoding class I SAM-dependent methyltransferase, with the protein MIRAWLRRLRPVAPSVPDSLPDPVSVSVSPRDVGLHDAMLDGWFHGDSGELLKGFAIDADDTLLDVGCGEGVATLFAVRQGASVIFTDSEHDKVRDLARQVEAQSRKASLGLVSNSLPLPLSDGCASKVVCMEVLEHIDQPEPFMAELVRMGRPGALYLLSVPAPVGEHLQQGIAPAGYYQSPNHVQIFTPERFAVLVEDAGLVIEHRQATGFFWVMGMIFFWASERAAGRDLGGAVRDRIQAPYPPLMESWARTWQDLLAQPDGLAIKQMLDRFMPKSQVIIARKPLDAGRVS; encoded by the coding sequence ATGATCCGCGCATGGCTGAGGCGTTTGCGTCCGGTTGCGCCATCGGTGCCGGACTCTCTGCCGGATCCTGTGTCCGTCAGCGTGTCGCCGCGGGACGTCGGCCTGCACGATGCCATGCTCGACGGCTGGTTTCACGGCGACAGTGGCGAGTTGCTCAAGGGCTTTGCCATTGACGCGGACGACACCCTGCTCGACGTGGGTTGCGGTGAGGGCGTGGCGACATTGTTCGCCGTGCGCCAGGGGGCCTCGGTGATCTTCACCGACAGCGAGCACGACAAGGTCCGCGACCTCGCCCGGCAAGTCGAAGCGCAGAGCCGCAAGGCCAGTCTCGGCCTGGTCAGCAACAGCCTGCCACTGCCACTGAGCGACGGCTGTGCGAGCAAGGTCGTGTGCATGGAGGTGCTGGAACACATCGACCAGCCCGAGCCGTTCATGGCCGAGCTGGTACGCATGGGCCGTCCCGGTGCGCTGTACCTGCTCAGTGTCCCGGCGCCGGTAGGCGAGCATTTGCAGCAGGGCATTGCCCCGGCGGGTTATTACCAGTCACCCAACCATGTGCAGATCTTTACCCCGGAGCGCTTCGCGGTACTGGTGGAGGATGCCGGCCTGGTGATCGAGCATCGCCAGGCCACGGGTTTTTTCTGGGTCATGGGCATGATCTTTTTCTGGGCCAGCGAGCGCGCTGCCGGCCGTGACCTCGGCGGGGCTGTGCGCGACCGGATCCAGGCGCCGTATCCACCGTTGATGGAGAGTTGGGCCAGAACCTGGCAGGACTTGCTGGCGCAGCCAGACGGTTTGGCGATCAAGCAGATGCTCGACCGATTCATGCCCAAGAGTCAGGTAATCATCGCCCGCAAACCGCTCGATGCAGGACGAGTGTCATGA
- a CDS encoding acyltransferase family protein → MSGKRIMDIEVLRAIAVLGVLFHHLQGSLFTDPVPLLERIHAWAQPWWGVDLFFAISGFVIARSLIPALRGCSNRREYWEQTRNFWLRRAFRLLPSAWLWLALMLLACVFLNRSGAFGTWSANVQATLAGVLQYANFRFADAFFHYEYGSSFVYWSLALEEQFYLLFPLVILLCRKHLVWALLALVAVQLFTVRTPLLMVIRTDALALGVLLAMWSVQPGYCRWQPVFLRRPWAGVLALIGLAALLSFMATDRFTFAGYRIGSIAVLSAVLVWIASYDRDYLLPAGRLQRLMAWIGSRSYGIYLIHIPAYQLVRELTFRLQSADLPSPAGHPIVTLLIAGGLIVLLSELNYRLIEMPMRNRGATLVKRLGTSRTVVSSPGATSC, encoded by the coding sequence ATGAGCGGCAAGCGGATCATGGACATCGAAGTGCTGCGGGCTATTGCGGTACTCGGCGTGCTGTTTCATCACTTGCAGGGCAGCCTGTTCACCGACCCGGTGCCGCTGCTTGAAAGGATCCATGCCTGGGCGCAGCCATGGTGGGGCGTTGACCTGTTTTTTGCGATCTCGGGGTTTGTCATCGCCCGCAGCCTGATTCCGGCGCTGCGCGGTTGCAGCAACCGCCGGGAATACTGGGAGCAGACGCGCAATTTCTGGCTGCGTCGGGCGTTTCGTCTGTTGCCCTCGGCCTGGCTATGGCTGGCGCTGATGCTGCTGGCGTGCGTGTTTCTCAATCGATCAGGGGCGTTCGGCACGTGGTCCGCCAACGTCCAGGCCACGTTGGCCGGGGTGCTGCAGTACGCCAACTTCCGCTTTGCCGATGCGTTCTTTCATTACGAATACGGCAGCAGTTTCGTCTACTGGAGTCTGGCGCTGGAAGAGCAGTTCTACCTGCTGTTCCCGCTAGTGATCCTGCTGTGCCGCAAGCATCTGGTGTGGGCATTGCTGGCACTGGTGGCGGTGCAGTTGTTCACGGTGCGTACGCCGCTGCTGATGGTGATTCGCACGGATGCGCTGGCGTTGGGCGTGCTGTTGGCGATGTGGAGCGTGCAGCCGGGTTACTGCCGTTGGCAGCCGGTATTCCTGCGTCGGCCATGGGCCGGAGTGTTGGCGCTGATCGGCCTCGCAGCGCTGCTGAGCTTCATGGCCACCGACCGTTTCACCTTTGCCGGTTACCGCATCGGGTCTATCGCCGTGCTCAGCGCCGTGCTGGTGTGGATCGCTTCGTACGACCGCGATTACCTGCTGCCGGCCGGCAGGCTGCAACGACTGATGGCATGGATCGGCAGCCGCTCCTACGGCATTTACCTGATCCACATCCCGGCCTATCAACTGGTGCGGGAACTGACCTTTCGTTTGCAGAGCGCCGATCTGCCGAGTCCGGCGGGGCATCCGATCGTGACGCTACTGATTGCCGGTGGTCTGATCGTGCTGCTCAGCGAACTCAATTACCGCTTGATCGAAATGCCCATGCGCAATCGAGGCGCCACGCTGGTGAAACGCCTCGGCACCTCGCGAACCGTCGTCTCGTCCCCTGGAGCCACCTCATGCTGA
- a CDS encoding class I SAM-dependent methyltransferase produces MLSLLKKLTAAPAPAHAVAPVADKVDPYMLGLHDAMLSGWFNQQTGELFKGFPVTADDTLLDVGCGDGGNVHFCGMRGAKIIIADIDGAKVEATRQRLSDTPARGVECHVTDCNPLPIADGTATRVVSTEVIEHVDDPAQFLAELVRVGQSGALYLLSVPHPSSEDLQKDIAAPEYFQKPNHIRIISEEQFKAMVSEAGLEIISHSQYGFYWSMWMMLFWEAKVEFSNPDHPLLNHWADTWQAVLDSPRGAQIKQALDAVVAKSQVIIARKP; encoded by the coding sequence ATGCTGAGCCTTTTGAAAAAACTCACGGCGGCTCCGGCCCCCGCACACGCTGTCGCACCGGTCGCCGACAAGGTCGACCCTTACATGCTCGGCCTGCACGACGCGATGCTCAGCGGCTGGTTCAACCAGCAAACCGGTGAGCTGTTCAAAGGCTTCCCGGTGACCGCCGATGACACCTTGCTCGACGTTGGCTGCGGCGACGGTGGCAACGTGCATTTCTGCGGCATGCGCGGGGCGAAGATCATCATTGCCGACATCGACGGCGCCAAGGTCGAGGCGACTCGCCAGCGCCTGAGCGATACGCCGGCGCGTGGGGTCGAATGCCATGTCACCGACTGTAATCCGCTGCCGATCGCCGATGGCACCGCCACTCGCGTGGTGTCCACGGAAGTCATCGAGCACGTCGACGACCCGGCGCAGTTCCTTGCCGAGCTGGTACGTGTCGGCCAGTCGGGCGCGCTGTATTTGCTGAGCGTGCCGCACCCTAGCTCCGAAGACCTGCAAAAGGACATTGCCGCGCCGGAGTATTTCCAGAAGCCCAACCACATTCGCATCATCAGCGAAGAGCAGTTCAAGGCGATGGTCAGCGAGGCGGGACTCGAGATCATCAGCCATAGCCAGTACGGCTTTTACTGGTCAATGTGGATGATGCTGTTCTGGGAAGCGAAGGTCGAATTCAGCAACCCGGATCATCCGCTGCTCAACCATTGGGCCGATACCTGGCAAGCGGTGCTCGACTCGCCGCGCGGCGCGCAGATCAAGCAGGCGCTGGATGCGGTGGTGGCGAAAAGTCAGGTCATCATTGCCCGCAAGCCCTGA
- a CDS encoding DUF3142 domain-containing protein, whose product MRFIIGWAALAAVLLLCACERQDAVPLDQQLYVWQRQWTPAHEPALNDSRSDFSTLRVLALQAFPNAGWSWARIDTALLKHDARPLIAVIRLDGQLKALDPQAVTAQILQVLADWQGQGLTLSGVEIDHDAGSARLSAYTEFLTLLRGALPANLRLSITALPAWLDSPQLPALLATVDSSVLQVHAVSDPRRGLFDPEQARRWAKAWGRVTDKPFYLALPAYGVALLAEADGGPVVESEVPLERGGQRRELLADPQQLGRLAIELREDRPAHLAGLIWFRLPLANDRRAWSLSTLRAVARGDALSSQLGLTFTNQNGLQDIALRNVGNLDSAWPARITVKARGCEGADALAGYALQQTADLLTFTRLRDGRLPAGGQRAIGWARCANIDQGGSHVDP is encoded by the coding sequence ATGCGCTTTATCATCGGGTGGGCAGCCCTGGCGGCTGTGTTGCTGCTGTGTGCTTGTGAACGACAGGACGCAGTGCCGCTCGACCAGCAGCTTTACGTCTGGCAACGGCAATGGACGCCGGCCCATGAACCTGCGCTGAACGACAGTCGCAGCGACTTTTCGACGTTGCGGGTCTTGGCGTTGCAGGCTTTCCCGAATGCCGGATGGAGCTGGGCACGCATCGATACCGCGCTGCTGAAACACGATGCCCGGCCGTTGATCGCGGTGATTCGCCTCGACGGCCAGCTCAAGGCGCTCGACCCGCAAGCGGTTACGGCGCAAATCCTTCAAGTACTAGCCGACTGGCAAGGGCAGGGACTGACCCTGAGTGGCGTCGAGATCGACCATGACGCCGGCAGTGCCCGACTGTCCGCTTACACCGAATTCCTCACCCTCTTGCGCGGCGCATTGCCGGCCAACCTGCGCCTGAGCATCACTGCGTTACCTGCCTGGCTCGACAGCCCGCAGTTGCCGGCGCTGCTGGCGACCGTCGACAGTAGTGTGTTGCAGGTGCATGCCGTCAGCGATCCGCGTCGCGGTCTGTTCGATCCCGAGCAGGCGCGGCGCTGGGCCAAGGCCTGGGGGCGGGTGACCGACAAACCGTTTTATCTGGCGCTGCCGGCTTATGGCGTGGCGCTGTTGGCGGAGGCCGATGGTGGCCCGGTGGTGGAAAGCGAAGTGCCGCTCGAGCGCGGTGGCCAGCGACGCGAATTGCTCGCCGATCCGCAACAACTGGGCCGGCTGGCCATTGAACTTCGCGAGGATCGCCCGGCGCACCTGGCCGGTCTGATCTGGTTTCGCCTGCCGTTGGCCAACGACCGCAGAGCCTGGAGCCTGAGCACGCTGCGTGCGGTCGCCCGAGGCGATGCATTGAGCAGCCAGCTCGGCCTCACGTTCACCAATCAGAATGGCCTGCAAGACATCGCCCTGCGTAATGTCGGTAACCTCGACAGCGCCTGGCCCGCCCGCATCACCGTCAAGGCCCGGGGCTGCGAAGGCGCCGATGCGCTCGCCGGTTATGCGTTGCAACAGACGGCGGATCTGCTTACCTTCACCCGCCTGCGCGACGGCCGCCTGCCGGCGGGCGGGCAGCGGGCGATCGGTTGGGCTCGCTGCGCAAATATTGATCAAGGAGGTTCGCATGTTGACCCGTAA
- a CDS encoding LysE family translocator, producing the protein MASLWMFFLALAVVFLLPGPDMILLLQTGARQGRGAALATAVGLAVARGCHVALAALGLAALFKAAPWTFDTVRIAGAAYLLWIGIQCLRTTLLPDLNADTLTDSHAQWYAAIRRGLLTNLLNPKALLFCSVLLPQFIVANGAPVLTQFAVLGAILVGAGLLFDSAYALTGAALGRWLKHNPTAQRVQQWLFGSLLIGFAVRLTFVQQA; encoded by the coding sequence ATGGCAAGTCTCTGGATGTTTTTCCTGGCGCTGGCAGTGGTCTTTCTGTTGCCCGGCCCGGACATGATCCTGCTGTTGCAGACCGGTGCCCGTCAGGGACGCGGCGCAGCGCTGGCCACGGCGGTGGGCCTGGCCGTTGCCCGAGGCTGTCATGTAGCGCTCGCGGCATTGGGGCTGGCGGCGCTGTTCAAGGCGGCGCCGTGGACGTTCGATACCGTGCGAATCGCCGGGGCGGCGTATTTGCTGTGGATCGGTATTCAATGCCTGCGCACCACGTTGCTGCCGGATCTGAACGCCGACACCCTCACGGACAGTCATGCGCAGTGGTACGCCGCCATCCGTCGCGGCCTGCTGACCAACCTGCTCAACCCGAAAGCGTTGCTGTTCTGCTCGGTGTTGCTGCCGCAGTTCATCGTGGCAAATGGCGCACCGGTGCTGACGCAATTCGCCGTGCTCGGCGCAATTCTGGTGGGCGCCGGTCTGTTGTTCGACAGCGCCTACGCCCTGACCGGCGCCGCGCTGGGCCGCTGGCTGAAGCACAACCCGACGGCCCAACGGGTGCAACAGTGGCTGTTCGGCAGCCTGTTGATCGGCTTCGCCGTGCGCCTGACGTTTGTCCAGCAGGCTTAG
- a CDS encoding Lrp/AsnC family transcriptional regulator, whose product MKLDAFDRKILAALQRDGRLSNVQLADEIGLSASPCLRRVRMLEEAGVIRGYQANLDRDEVGLGLTVFVGVKVERHNDEQAEAFHRAVTALPEVISAFLVSGESDFLLQVVVPDLRAYDRFLTGCLLKLPGVSDIRSNFAIHTVKTPGALPLGHLPS is encoded by the coding sequence ATGAAACTTGATGCCTTCGACCGCAAGATTCTCGCCGCGCTGCAACGGGACGGGCGCCTGAGCAACGTGCAGTTGGCCGACGAAATCGGTCTGTCGGCATCGCCGTGCCTGCGCCGGGTGCGGATGCTGGAGGAGGCCGGGGTGATTCGCGGTTATCAGGCCAATCTGGATCGTGATGAAGTGGGGTTGGGGCTGACGGTGTTTGTCGGGGTCAAGGTCGAACGGCACAACGACGAACAGGCCGAGGCGTTTCATCGGGCGGTGACGGCATTGCCGGAGGTTATTTCCGCGTTTCTGGTGTCCGGGGAATCGGACTTTCTGCTGCAAGTGGTGGTGCCGGATCTGCGCGCCTATGACCGCTTTCTCACCGGGTGCCTGTTGAAGCTGCCGGGGGTGAGCGATATCCGCAGCAATTTTGCGATCCACACGGTGAAGACGCCCGGCGCGTTGCCGCTGGGGCATCTGCCGTCCTGA
- the lpdA gene encoding dihydrolipoyl dehydrogenase, giving the protein MSNYDVVILGGGPGGYNAAIRAGQLGLKAACVEGRATLGGTCLNVGCMPSKALLHASELYEAALGAEFANLGIEVKPTLNLAQMMKQKDESVSGLTKGIEFLFRKNKVDWIKGWGHIDGPGKVSVTGDQGSRIELTAKDIVIATGSEPTPLPGVEIDNKRILDSTGALSLSEVPKHLVVIGAGVIGLELGSVWRRLGAQVTVVEYLDRICPGVDGEAGKTLQRSLSKQGISFKLSSKVTSATSSANGVQLSVEPAAGGSAEILEADYVLVAIGRRPYTQGLGLENVGLSTDKRGMLANKQHRTEAPGVWVIGDVTSGPMLAHKAEDEAMACIEQIVGKAGEVNYDLIPNVIYTRPELASVGKTEEQLKAEGRAYKVGKFPFTANSRAKINHETEGFAKVIADERTDEVLGVHLVGPSVSEMIGEFCVAMEFSASAEDIALTCHPHPTRSEALRQAAMNVEGMATQM; this is encoded by the coding sequence ATGAGCAACTATGACGTGGTGATTCTGGGCGGTGGCCCCGGCGGTTATAACGCAGCGATCCGCGCCGGCCAGTTGGGCCTCAAGGCCGCGTGCGTCGAGGGCCGCGCCACGCTGGGTGGCACCTGCCTGAACGTCGGCTGCATGCCGTCCAAGGCGCTTTTGCATGCGTCAGAGCTCTACGAAGCGGCGCTGGGCGCGGAGTTCGCCAACCTCGGCATCGAAGTCAAACCCACGCTCAACCTTGCGCAAATGATGAAGCAGAAAGACGAAAGCGTGAGCGGCCTGACCAAAGGCATTGAATTCCTGTTCCGCAAAAACAAGGTCGACTGGATCAAGGGCTGGGGCCACATCGACGGCCCCGGAAAAGTCAGCGTGACCGGTGATCAGGGCAGCCGCATCGAACTGACGGCCAAGGACATCGTCATCGCCACCGGCTCCGAACCCACTCCCCTGCCCGGCGTGGAGATCGACAACAAGCGCATCCTCGACTCGACCGGTGCGCTGTCCTTGAGCGAAGTGCCCAAGCATCTGGTGGTGATTGGTGCAGGCGTGATCGGCCTCGAACTCGGTTCGGTCTGGCGCCGGCTCGGCGCGCAGGTGACGGTTGTGGAATACCTCGACCGCATCTGCCCCGGCGTCGACGGCGAAGCCGGCAAGACCCTGCAACGTTCGCTGAGCAAACAGGGCATCAGCTTCAAGCTGAGCTCGAAAGTGACCAGTGCCACTTCATCGGCCAACGGCGTACAACTCAGCGTCGAGCCCGCCGCTGGCGGCAGCGCGGAAATCCTTGAAGCCGATTACGTGCTGGTGGCCATCGGACGTCGTCCGTACACCCAGGGCCTGGGCCTGGAAAACGTCGGCCTGAGCACCGACAAACGCGGCATGCTCGCCAATAAACAGCATCGCACTGAAGCGCCTGGCGTGTGGGTGATCGGTGACGTGACCTCGGGGCCGATGCTCGCGCACAAGGCCGAAGACGAAGCCATGGCCTGCATCGAACAGATCGTCGGCAAGGCCGGCGAGGTCAATTACGACCTGATTCCCAACGTGATCTACACCCGCCCCGAGCTGGCCAGCGTCGGCAAGACCGAAGAGCAGCTGAAGGCCGAAGGCCGGGCGTACAAGGTCGGCAAATTCCCGTTCACCGCCAACAGCCGGGCGAAGATCAATCACGAGACCGAAGGCTTCGCCAAAGTCATCGCCGATGAGCGCACCGACGAAGTCCTCGGCGTGCACCTGGTTGGCCCGAGCGTCAGTGAAATGATCGGCGAGTTCTGCGTGGCCATGGAGTTCAGCGCCTCGGCCGAGGACATCGCGCTGACCTGCCACCCGCATCCAACCCGCTCCGAAGCGTTGCGTCAGGCGGCAATGAATGTCGAGGGGATGGCGACGCAGATGTAA
- the hflK gene encoding protease modulator HflK, producing MQVDLDEGTPVTGLPRFQQAATQGRRLRRLAIGLGALAGAGWVLAFFVGLFAPQSLWPALLVNQSAALLVLVASLQSAWWVTQWRARVINPVVPMTAAEEPAPEGWYERLLDRMSQRSLQLLGQIGAATLWLGGWSLLVLLSVEQTWNLTLPAAGVGLSATVGAAIALLLAFGLLVLERQLAQENPAQWPEAGALAQLTRVAIISLVLGALCLLFVSDSAIWPVRLAVLIGILPGLVALELLLRALLSLFSPRREQLEPVLLARSFVADLLRWPPQPLLALQHELHNRFGIDLRQIWAFSYMRRAFLPVLVLVAAVGWLLTGLHEIPMQSRGIYERFGKPVQVFGPGLHAGLPWPLGRVLSVENGVVHELATSVGENPAPVQLDPAEGPAPLTANRLWDASHVNDKSQVIASSRGDQQSFQIVNMDVRFVYRIGLSDQAALAATYNSADVPTLIRSTASRILVHDFASRTLDGLLGEDRTGLAEEIGRAVQSDLQKLDSGVEILATVVEAIHPPAGAANAYHSVQAAQIGAQALISRERGAAAEASNQAQLQASLARDQASANAHEINATARAADLKFSAEQKAYASAGQAFLLEQYLSQLSQGLSRAKLLVLDHRLSGSSNAPTIDLRTFTLPADPARTTAQPGASH from the coding sequence ATGCAAGTCGATCTGGATGAAGGCACGCCGGTCACCGGGTTGCCGCGCTTTCAGCAAGCGGCGACGCAGGGCCGGCGTTTGCGTCGCCTGGCGATCGGTCTGGGTGCGTTGGCCGGGGCAGGGTGGGTGCTGGCGTTTTTTGTCGGACTGTTTGCGCCGCAATCGCTGTGGCCCGCGCTGCTGGTCAATCAGAGCGCGGCGTTGCTGGTGCTGGTGGCTAGCCTGCAATCGGCGTGGTGGGTGACGCAATGGCGGGCGCGGGTGATCAATCCCGTCGTGCCGATGACGGCTGCTGAAGAACCTGCGCCAGAAGGCTGGTACGAGCGACTGTTGGATCGGATGAGCCAGCGCAGTCTGCAACTGCTCGGGCAGATCGGCGCAGCCACGTTGTGGCTGGGCGGGTGGTCGTTGCTGGTGCTGCTGAGCGTCGAACAGACGTGGAATCTGACGCTGCCGGCGGCGGGTGTGGGGCTGTCCGCCACGGTCGGCGCGGCCATCGCGTTGCTCTTGGCGTTCGGTCTGCTGGTGCTGGAGCGACAGCTGGCCCAGGAAAATCCGGCGCAATGGCCCGAGGCCGGAGCGCTGGCGCAGCTGACTCGAGTGGCAATCATCAGTCTGGTGCTGGGCGCGTTGTGTTTGTTGTTCGTCAGTGACAGTGCAATCTGGCCGGTGCGGCTGGCAGTGTTGATTGGCATTTTGCCGGGGCTGGTTGCCCTGGAATTGCTGCTGCGTGCGCTGCTGTCGTTGTTCAGCCCGCGCCGTGAACAACTCGAACCGGTGCTGCTGGCGCGCAGTTTCGTCGCCGATCTGCTGCGCTGGCCGCCACAACCGTTGCTCGCGTTGCAGCATGAGTTGCATAACCGCTTCGGCATCGATCTGCGTCAGATCTGGGCCTTCAGTTACATGCGTCGCGCGTTCTTGCCGGTGTTGGTACTGGTGGCAGCGGTAGGCTGGTTGCTCACCGGCCTTCACGAAATTCCGATGCAAAGCCGTGGCATTTACGAGCGTTTCGGCAAACCGGTGCAGGTGTTCGGGCCGGGGCTGCACGCCGGTTTGCCCTGGCCGCTGGGGCGGGTGCTGAGTGTTGAAAACGGCGTGGTGCATGAACTGGCGACCAGCGTCGGCGAGAACCCGGCGCCCGTGCAGTTGGACCCGGCAGAAGGCCCGGCGCCACTCACCGCCAACCGTTTGTGGGACGCCAGCCACGTCAATGACAAGTCACAGGTGATCGCCAGCAGCCGTGGCGATCAGCAGAGCTTTCAGATCGTCAACATGGACGTGCGCTTCGTCTATCGCATCGGTCTGAGCGATCAAGCCGCGTTGGCCGCCACCTATAACAGCGCCGACGTGCCGACGCTGATCCGCAGCACCGCCAGCCGGATTCTGGTGCACGACTTTGCTTCGCGCACCCTCGACGGATTGCTCGGCGAGGACAGGACCGGGCTCGCTGAAGAAATTGGCCGCGCCGTGCAAAGCGATTTGCAGAAGCTCGACAGCGGCGTGGAAATTCTCGCCACGGTGGTCGAAGCAATTCACCCGCCGGCCGGGGCGGCCAATGCCTATCACAGCGTGCAGGCGGCTCAGATCGGTGCTCAGGCGTTGATCTCCCGCGAGCGCGGTGCCGCTGCCGAAGCGAGTAATCAGGCGCAGTTGCAGGCCAGCCTCGCTCGGGATCAGGCCAGTGCCAACGCCCATGAAATCAACGCCACGGCCCGGGCGGCGGATCTGAAATTCAGCGCTGAACAAAAGGCTTACGCCAGCGCAGGCCAGGCCTTCCTGCTGGAGCAATACCTCAGCCAACTCAGCCAGGGTTTGAGCAGAGCCAAACTTTTGGTACTCGACCATCGTCTGAGCGGCAGCAGTAACGCACCGACCATCGACCTGCGTACGTTCACGCTGCCGGCAGATCCGGCGCGCACCACCGCTCAGCCAGGAGCCAGCCATTGA